From a single Capsicum annuum cultivar UCD-10X-F1 chromosome 12, UCD10Xv1.1, whole genome shotgun sequence genomic region:
- the LOC107850515 gene encoding 14-3-3-like protein 16R produces the protein MASPREENVYMAKLAEQAERYEEMVEFMEKVVAAAYGGEELTVEERNLLSVAYKNVIGARRASWRIISSIEQKEESRGNEEHVVSIKEYRSKIESELTSICNGILKLLDSKLIGSAATGDSKVFYLKMKGDYHRYLAEFKTGAERKEAAENTLSAYKSAQDIANAELAPTHPIRLGLALNFSVFYYEILNSPDRACNLAKQAFDEAIAELDTLGEESYKDSTLIMQLLRDNLTLWTSDMQDDGTDEIKEAAPKPDNE, from the exons ATGGCGTCGCCACGTGAGGAGAACGTGTACATGGCAAAGCTGGCCGAGCAAGCCGAACGCTACGAGGAAATGGTAGAATTTATGGAGAAAGTCGTCGCCGCCGCATACGGCGGAGAGGAGTTAACCGTGGAAGAACGAAACCTCCTCTCCGTCGCATACAAAAACGTGATCGGAGCACGACGAGCATCGTGGAGGATAATATCATCAATTGAGCAGAAAGAGGAAAGTCGTGGTAACGAAGAACATGTTGTTTCGATTAAGGAGTATAGATCTAAGATTGAATCTGAACTTACATCGATCTGTAATGGCATTTTGAAATTGCTTGATTCTAAGCTTATTGGGTCCGCTGCTACGGGGGATTCGAAGGTGTTTTACTTGAAAATGAAAGGTGATTATCATCGTTATTTGGCTGAGTTTAAAACTGGCGCTGAAAGGAAAGAAGCTGCTGAGAATACCCTCTCTGCTTACAAATCTGCTCAG GATATTGCAAATGCTGAGCTTGCACCTACACATCCAATCCGATTGGGACTTGCTCTCAATTTCTCTGTATTTTACTACGAGATTTTGAATTCTCCTGATCGTGCTTGTAACCTCGCCAAACAG GCCTTTGATGAGGCAATTGCGGAGCTGGACACATTGGGCGAAGAATCCTACAAGGACAGCACTCTGATCATGCAGCTTCTTCGCGATAACCTCACTTTATGGACCTCCGATATGCAG GATGATGGAACCGACGAGATCAAAGAAGCAGCACCGAAACCAGATAATGAATGA
- the LOC124889543 gene encoding uncharacterized protein LOC124889543 produces the protein MAQPFRIRAKRRVGGVLRNHERNWVLGYHMSLPLTTPTMVELLALKYGLTIAKANNLHPIDIENNSAVLLNMLQTDHPFYHNILTECRQLLEEMQLTVPTKVYREQNKVTDALAKERARTMHLEPRLFWQMPSFVNDFVQAAREGTTFNRRIKKPTIILPGRDVVLSNISCGSYNS, from the coding sequence ATGGCTCAGCCCTTCAGAATCCGGGCAAAGAGGAGGGTCGGAGGTGTGTTAAGGAATCACGAGAGGAACTGGGTCTTAGGCTATCACATGTCCCTTCCCCTAACTACACCCACTATGGTGGAGCTGTTGGCCCTGAAATATGGCTTGACCATTGCAAAGGCTAACAATCTTCACCCCATTGACATTGAAAATAATTCTGCTGTACTATTAAATATGCTCCAAACTGATCACCCATTCTATCATAACATCTTGACGGAGTGCAGGCAATTATTGGAGGAAATGCAGCTAACAGTCCCAACAAAGGTTTACAGGGAGCAAAATAAAGTGACAGATGCGTTAGCGAAGGAAAGAGCTAGGACCATGCACCTAGAACCAAGACTCTTCTGGCAAATGCCATCTTTTGTTAATGATTTTGTACAAGCAGCTAGGGAGGGTACAACCTTTAATCGTAGAATTAAAAAGCCAACTATTATCCTACCAGGTCGGGATGTGGTCTTGAGCAATATTTCTTGTGGCTCCTACAATAGCTAG